The following proteins come from a genomic window of Edaphobacter sp. 4G125:
- a CDS encoding NAD-dependent epimerase/dehydratase family protein: MRIAIIGGTGHIGSYLTPQLVEAGHTVLCVTRGLRHPYLEHSAWKAIRNVFLDRDAEENAGTFGEKIASLEANVVIDLTCYRLESAEQLVDALCGKTEHLLHCGTIWVHGPSAEVPTTEDAVRTSFGDYGIRKLQIEQYLRLKARREGFPATILHPGHLVGVGWNPINPQGNFNPSVFSNLAQGKIVTLPNFGMETVHHVHASDVAQAFMCALARRSVSIGESFHVVSPAAITLRGFAERMADWFGHKANLTFLPWKEWEKTVSEKDARLTWDHIAHSPNCSISKARKLLGYAPRYTSLQAVQEAVTAMQVNDLSLLHSGDPA, translated from the coding sequence ATGCGAATCGCGATCATCGGTGGAACCGGCCACATTGGCAGCTATCTCACCCCACAACTCGTAGAGGCGGGACATACTGTTCTCTGTGTAACCCGCGGGCTCAGGCATCCATATCTCGAACACTCCGCCTGGAAAGCAATCCGGAACGTTTTTCTCGATCGAGATGCAGAAGAGAACGCAGGAACTTTTGGTGAGAAGATCGCTTCGCTCGAAGCGAATGTCGTCATCGACCTGACTTGTTATCGCCTTGAGAGCGCAGAGCAGCTGGTCGATGCGCTCTGTGGTAAAACGGAACATCTGCTTCATTGCGGAACTATCTGGGTCCATGGTCCGAGCGCTGAGGTTCCGACAACCGAAGACGCAGTGCGAACTTCTTTTGGCGACTACGGTATACGTAAGTTGCAGATCGAACAATATCTGCGATTAAAGGCCCGGCGAGAGGGCTTTCCGGCAACCATACTTCATCCGGGCCACCTGGTTGGAGTTGGATGGAACCCAATCAATCCACAGGGAAACTTCAACCCTTCGGTCTTTTCTAATCTGGCTCAAGGGAAAATTGTTACGCTGCCTAACTTTGGCATGGAAACCGTGCATCATGTTCATGCTAGCGATGTAGCACAGGCATTTATGTGTGCTCTAGCAAGGAGAAGTGTTTCCATCGGCGAAAGTTTTCATGTTGTGTCCCCGGCAGCAATTACCCTTCGAGGCTTCGCAGAACGGATGGCCGACTGGTTTGGTCACAAGGCGAATCTTACATTTCTGCCGTGGAAAGAGTGGGAAAAAACCGTCAGCGAAAAAGACGCGCGATTAACCTGGGATCACATTGCTCACTCACCGAATTGCAGCATCTCCAAAGCCCGTAAGCTACTGGGCTATGCTCCTCGCTATACTTCGCTTCAAGCGGTTCAGGAAGCAGTAACCGCTATGCAGGTGAATGATTTATCGTTACTGCATAGCGGTGATCCAGCTTAG
- a CDS encoding SMP-30/gluconolactonase/LRE family protein, protein MRNPILDFEIDKSKLQYIGKDLQRPECILAEKDGTLWSADSRGGVVRLRHDGTQEIITQKISSHFSEAENEGARYLTGTLPNGLAFAANGDLLISNFGTDRLEIMTRSGSESKVLADSIDGEAIGKVNFVLRDSKGHIWITVSTRIKNWMHALRPDLSDGYIAQYIDGKFRIVADGFHFTNEIRLDAREEYMYVVETTGGCISRLRVHEDGALSDREVFGPSSLGKGAWPDGIAFDSFGNLWGTCVYSDKLFVLTPDGDLRVLLDEGDPVKVDALEKQFISGSVTEDTLFATGRGIAPWMASVTFGGSDLQTVYIGSLRAPSIPYFRAPMPGLPMVHWNERY, encoded by the coding sequence ATGAGAAATCCGATCCTCGATTTTGAGATCGATAAATCAAAATTGCAATATATCGGCAAGGACTTGCAGAGGCCTGAATGCATTCTTGCGGAGAAAGACGGCACTTTGTGGTCCGCAGATTCTCGTGGTGGCGTCGTTCGACTGCGGCATGATGGAACCCAAGAGATTATCACGCAAAAGATCTCTTCTCATTTCTCAGAAGCAGAGAACGAAGGTGCGCGTTATCTAACCGGAACGCTTCCGAATGGGCTGGCGTTTGCGGCGAACGGAGATCTCCTCATTTCAAACTTTGGAACTGACCGGCTCGAGATAATGACGAGATCGGGAAGTGAGTCGAAAGTGCTTGCTGACAGCATCGACGGTGAGGCGATCGGCAAGGTTAATTTCGTGCTGCGCGATTCGAAAGGACATATCTGGATTACTGTTTCAACTCGGATCAAGAATTGGATGCACGCGCTTAGGCCTGATCTATCGGATGGTTATATTGCTCAATATATCGATGGAAAGTTCCGGATCGTTGCTGATGGCTTCCATTTTACGAACGAGATCCGCCTGGATGCTCGGGAAGAATATATGTATGTGGTGGAAACAACGGGTGGTTGCATAAGCCGTCTACGTGTACATGAAGATGGGGCGCTGAGCGATCGTGAGGTCTTTGGTCCGTCGAGTCTGGGAAAAGGGGCCTGGCCAGATGGAATCGCGTTTGATAGTTTCGGAAATCTTTGGGGCACATGCGTCTATTCAGACAAACTATTTGTGCTGACTCCTGATGGCGATCTGCGGGTTCTTTTGGATGAAGGAGATCCGGTGAAAGTGGACGCTCTGGAGAAGCAATTTATATCTGGTTCTGTTACAGAAGATACGTTATTCGCGACTGGTCGAGGCATTGCCCCCTGGATGGCCAGTGTTACGTTTGGCGGGTCCGATCTTCAAACGGTCTATATAGGTTCGCTTCGCGCACCAAGCATTCCATACTTCCGCGCCCCGATGCCTGGATTGCCCATGGTGCATTGGAATGAACGCTACTAA
- a CDS encoding IclR family transcriptional regulator → MPKKVAQVPFIQSLDRGLTILQAVATSRQPVTLGELSELLGVDRSSAFRLAQTLRRRGFLSTPAGRKDYILGSAIWTLSRQYDWSNMLVRVAHQELKALAQGLNETAHLAIREGRSALFIDSVHAHHVIVVAGQTGELVPLYATAHGKALLADLGEKELHHIFGADSLQKFTKTTIKTIPALSRECVTIRDHGYATDDAEYMEGIRCVAAPIRLNTGMIVGSIGISAPASRFLKEHYPSHSKLVMLCAKKIGQLLSVSDEVSEQSA, encoded by the coding sequence ATGCCAAAAAAAGTAGCCCAAGTTCCATTTATCCAAAGCCTTGATCGCGGTCTAACTATTCTTCAAGCCGTTGCCACGTCGAGACAGCCGGTCACTCTTGGTGAGCTGTCCGAGTTGCTTGGAGTCGACCGGAGCAGCGCCTTCCGTTTGGCCCAGACTCTGAGAAGGAGGGGCTTCCTATCTACACCGGCCGGCCGCAAAGACTATATTCTCGGTTCGGCGATTTGGACGCTCTCTCGTCAATATGACTGGAGTAATATGCTCGTTCGTGTGGCGCACCAGGAGCTTAAGGCGCTCGCACAGGGGCTCAATGAGACAGCCCACCTAGCTATTCGGGAAGGCAGAAGCGCGCTTTTTATCGATTCTGTTCATGCCCATCATGTCATTGTGGTTGCTGGTCAAACTGGCGAACTAGTGCCACTGTATGCTACTGCTCATGGAAAAGCCCTACTGGCTGATCTGGGAGAGAAGGAATTGCACCATATCTTCGGGGCCGACTCTTTACAGAAGTTCACCAAGACTACAATCAAGACCATACCTGCACTGTCGCGAGAATGTGTCACGATTCGCGATCATGGGTATGCGACCGATGACGCGGAGTATATGGAGGGGATACGTTGTGTAGCAGCTCCGATTCGGTTAAATACTGGCATGATTGTGGGCTCTATTGGTATCTCAGCGCCTGCCTCGCGCTTTCTGAAGGAACATTATCCTTCGCATTCCAAATTAGTGATGCTGTGCGCTAAAAAAATTGGTCAGCTTCTGAGCGTATCTGACGAAGTCTCTGAACAGAGCGCTTAA
- a CDS encoding sugar phosphate isomerase/epimerase family protein has product MNSILARRTFLLRAALASAGLVATPAFCASSKRRTIHLGHTGITWRNSDVESAVQDVASLGFYGFETFGEVLEKEEERGGFYSILRKNHIPLISAYCTMNLTEPARKKEELAKAVRWCQLIKKNRGQIFVVGPNQVSRQTYDFASNKANIIGMLNELAKTVTDQGLTPVLHQHTGTCIESRDETYAVMETVDTHHLKFGPDVGQLTKGGQDALKVVKDFLPLIQHMHLKDFNGKDDALLGYCPLGQGEVDVPGILDLMEGRKISGMVMVELDNDFRNPSPTSMNLAKQSRDYLQSIGVRFRA; this is encoded by the coding sequence TTGAATTCCATTCTGGCTCGTCGCACATTTCTTTTGCGCGCGGCTCTCGCTTCTGCCGGACTCGTCGCGACGCCTGCTTTTTGCGCATCGTCGAAGCGAAGAACGATCCATCTGGGGCACACGGGTATTACGTGGAGAAATTCCGACGTCGAATCTGCGGTTCAGGATGTCGCCTCGTTAGGGTTCTATGGCTTTGAGACCTTTGGGGAGGTTCTGGAGAAAGAAGAGGAAAGGGGCGGCTTCTATTCGATCCTGAGAAAGAATCATATTCCTCTGATCTCAGCGTATTGCACGATGAATCTGACCGAACCAGCTCGTAAAAAAGAGGAGTTGGCGAAGGCCGTTAGATGGTGCCAATTAATCAAAAAGAATAGAGGACAGATTTTCGTCGTAGGGCCGAATCAGGTTTCACGGCAAACCTATGACTTCGCTTCTAATAAAGCCAACATCATCGGTATGTTGAATGAACTCGCCAAGACGGTAACGGACCAAGGTTTGACACCGGTGCTGCATCAACACACGGGAACCTGCATTGAATCGCGCGATGAAACCTATGCTGTGATGGAGACCGTGGATACCCATCATCTGAAATTTGGTCCTGATGTGGGACAGTTGACCAAAGGAGGTCAGGATGCCCTTAAAGTAGTTAAGGATTTCTTACCTTTGATTCAGCACATGCATTTGAAGGATTTCAATGGAAAAGATGATGCTCTTTTAGGATATTGCCCCCTTGGACAGGGGGAAGTGGATGTACCTGGAATCCTAGACCTGATGGAAGGACGAAAGATTAGTGGTATGGTAATGGTCGAGTTAGATAATGATTTTAGGAATCCGTCTCCGACCTCAATGAACCTGGCAAAACAAAGTCGGGACTACTTGCAGTCTATTGGAGTCCGATTCCGAGCTTGA
- a CDS encoding SDR family NAD(P)-dependent oxidoreductase, translated as MPDYSSFDLKDKIAVVTGASQGIGRAIALGLAQAGAHLVLAKYPGPRMEEIQQLQQEIEALGRQAHIVITDVNKVTDCRALVDQTIARFGRIDILVNNASWTGTGDALDVTEEEYDKTFDATVKSIFFASQAAGRVMLAQGKGRIINIGSNFGEIAFKKRAVYAAAKAAVHHMAKALSLEWAHQGVLVNTVAPCITETESRKNILERPGYKEWATQEMIPRGRWNQPEDLIGAVLFLSSDFADMIVGHTLMVDGGWTIH; from the coding sequence TTGCCCGACTATTCCAGCTTTGACCTTAAAGACAAAATTGCCGTCGTAACAGGCGCATCTCAAGGGATCGGCCGAGCAATCGCTCTAGGGCTCGCGCAAGCCGGAGCCCATCTGGTGCTCGCTAAATATCCCGGCCCCCGAATGGAAGAGATCCAACAACTACAACAAGAGATTGAAGCGCTGGGGCGGCAAGCTCATATCGTCATAACCGATGTCAATAAAGTCACGGACTGTCGCGCTTTGGTTGATCAAACGATCGCCAGATTCGGCCGCATCGATATTCTTGTTAACAATGCAAGCTGGACCGGAACCGGAGATGCGCTCGACGTTACGGAAGAGGAATATGACAAGACTTTTGATGCAACCGTGAAGAGTATCTTCTTCGCATCCCAGGCGGCTGGCCGGGTTATGCTCGCTCAAGGAAAGGGTCGCATCATTAACATCGGTTCTAACTTTGGCGAAATTGCATTTAAGAAACGCGCTGTTTACGCTGCCGCTAAAGCCGCTGTCCACCACATGGCCAAAGCCCTCTCGCTTGAATGGGCTCACCAGGGTGTACTGGTTAATACCGTCGCACCTTGCATTACGGAAACTGAATCGCGCAAAAACATCCTTGAGCGGCCCGGATATAAAGAATGGGCAACCCAGGAGATGATTCCACGCGGACGATGGAACCAGCCTGAAGACCTTATCGGCGCGGTGCTCTTTCTAAGCAGCGACTTCGCGGATATGATCGTCGGCCACACTCTCATGGTGGATGGTGGGTGGACCATCCACTAA
- a CDS encoding SDR family NAD(P)-dependent oxidoreductase: protein MKFSQERQLDKGQNMRLKGKIAIVTGAGQGIGRGIAEVFAHEGADVVINDLTADSRTDEVANNIRNKGRRAIVVPGDVSRRSDVERVFDTAWAELGPVDVLANNAGIETIIPFTELTDEQWEAVTTTNLKSEWMCSQAFCRRLIAEGRKGSIINIGSIQAARVLPGRTHYAPSKLAIEALTRNISAEVGANGIRVNCIHPGLIDTPMIQWVLNRPDILPQVVTQISLGRPGLPAEIGSVAAFLASDEASYVTGQSLYVDGGWVGK, encoded by the coding sequence ATGAAATTTTCACAGGAGCGACAGCTCGATAAAGGACAAAATATGAGATTAAAGGGCAAGATCGCTATTGTGACAGGAGCGGGCCAGGGGATCGGGCGAGGGATTGCAGAAGTTTTTGCCCATGAAGGTGCGGATGTCGTCATCAATGACCTGACTGCGGATTCGCGAACGGATGAGGTCGCAAATAACATTCGAAACAAAGGTCGTCGCGCGATTGTCGTTCCGGGAGATGTGTCCAGGCGCTCCGATGTCGAACGTGTCTTCGATACTGCATGGGCAGAGCTTGGCCCAGTCGATGTGCTTGCGAACAATGCTGGAATCGAGACGATCATTCCATTCACCGAGCTCACAGATGAACAATGGGAGGCGGTCACGACTACGAACCTGAAGAGTGAGTGGATGTGTTCACAGGCTTTTTGCAGGCGCCTGATCGCTGAAGGGCGCAAAGGATCCATCATTAACATCGGATCCATCCAGGCAGCTCGGGTGCTCCCAGGACGTACCCACTATGCTCCCAGTAAACTAGCAATCGAGGCGCTAACTCGCAATATCTCTGCCGAAGTAGGAGCCAACGGGATTCGTGTTAACTGTATTCATCCCGGCCTAATTGATACCCCTATGATTCAATGGGTCCTGAATAGACCAGATATCCTTCCTCAGGTGGTCACCCAAATCTCGCTCGGTAGACCGGGACTTCCGGCGGAGATCGGCTCTGTGGCAGCCTTTCTCGCTTCTGACGAAGCCTCCTATGTAACAGGTCAATCTTTATATGTAGATGGTGGATGGGTGGGCAAATAA
- a CDS encoding outer membrane protein assembly factor BamB family protein: MKFCGGLKFVAGGAGVAALSVFAIYGAMGNGGAGKSLNVDWATYEANQEGNHYSPLTQINRSNVKDLQVAWTYDIGESVSIDNPLIINGIMYLSGKNGGAISALDAATGKEIWVSEPKMVSARQRGLTYWESTDHTKRRIVFYRANHIRQIDAETGKLDPTYDVDLKQGLERDPEVIFNVQSVSPPRVWRDTLLVGSSPGEEYGSPVGDIRAFDLNTGKLVWQFHTIPTPDEPEAKTWGPNPRAFNGGANSWTGSSVDEKRGILYAVTGSSTYDFWGVDRPGDNLYADCLLAIDIRTGKLLWHFQDVHHDLWDYDLASTPVLFTAKSKGKKVDSVAIAGKTGFLFAFDRVTGKPLFPIEERPVPQGEHMEGERLSPTQPFPTVLKPFVRQTFTVDDIDPAIPEPERSEIQARFRTLRWEGIFTPPSTKPTLEAPGSNGAANFGTTSADPVRGRVYVAGVDIPAVIQLTKSRPQFGAGNNPMERGRSLYQKNCAVCHGADRTGHPPTFPSLIGVNARLNNEELIDLIHAGKSPMPGFPNITGQSMTDLLTYVNNGFIPSDAPPRKVMKGLAEGEPRWRTDYGYWYTKAGNGVMRPPWTTLSAYDMNTGAQLWQVPIDSDPNYPIKGIKTGTGDTNKVGIAITGSGLLFVPEDRLKKLIALDADTGKTLWEGDLPENAVGIPSVYAVNGREYVVVPAASGVIGPKGSGRPAGSGTKPVRTVHNQFVVFALPEKKK; encoded by the coding sequence ATGAAATTTTGTGGCGGGTTGAAGTTTGTTGCTGGTGGTGCCGGAGTTGCAGCGCTATCGGTTTTTGCAATTTATGGTGCTATGGGTAACGGCGGTGCTGGAAAGTCTCTGAACGTTGATTGGGCAACCTATGAAGCGAATCAAGAGGGGAATCATTATTCACCACTAACGCAGATTAACCGTTCCAACGTAAAAGATCTCCAGGTGGCCTGGACCTACGATATCGGGGAGTCGGTTTCGATCGATAATCCACTCATCATTAACGGGATCATGTATCTCAGCGGCAAGAATGGTGGAGCTATTTCAGCGCTCGACGCCGCAACTGGCAAGGAGATATGGGTTTCGGAGCCAAAGATGGTAAGCGCTCGTCAGCGCGGCCTGACATATTGGGAGAGCACCGACCACACCAAGCGTCGTATCGTCTTCTACCGCGCCAATCACATTCGACAGATCGACGCCGAAACAGGAAAGCTCGATCCAACTTATGATGTGGATTTAAAACAGGGCCTCGAGCGTGATCCCGAAGTCATATTCAATGTGCAGAGTGTCTCGCCACCGAGGGTATGGCGTGACACATTGCTTGTTGGCTCATCTCCGGGTGAGGAGTATGGATCGCCCGTCGGAGATATCCGTGCCTTTGACCTTAATACTGGCAAACTTGTCTGGCAGTTCCATACGATTCCAACGCCGGACGAACCGGAGGCGAAGACTTGGGGACCCAATCCGCGAGCCTTTAACGGAGGAGCGAACTCCTGGACGGGATCGTCCGTCGATGAGAAGCGTGGCATTCTCTATGCCGTTACAGGTTCCAGCACCTATGACTTTTGGGGAGTCGATCGTCCCGGAGACAATCTGTATGCAGATTGTTTGCTCGCCATTGATATCCGGACCGGCAAGCTTCTCTGGCATTTTCAAGATGTCCACCATGATCTGTGGGATTATGATCTGGCTTCCACGCCAGTTCTGTTCACAGCCAAAAGCAAAGGTAAAAAGGTGGACTCGGTCGCTATCGCCGGAAAGACCGGTTTTCTCTTTGCCTTTGATCGCGTGACTGGCAAACCTCTCTTTCCCATTGAAGAGCGCCCTGTACCGCAGGGAGAGCACATGGAGGGGGAACGCCTTTCACCAACCCAACCGTTCCCCACTGTACTGAAGCCTTTCGTACGTCAGACCTTCACGGTTGACGATATCGATCCGGCGATTCCGGAGCCAGAGCGCTCGGAGATCCAAGCTCGTTTTCGAACCCTGCGATGGGAAGGCATCTTCACACCGCCCTCCACCAAACCCACACTTGAAGCTCCAGGAAGCAACGGTGCAGCGAACTTTGGCACAACTTCTGCCGATCCCGTGCGTGGACGAGTGTATGTGGCCGGTGTTGACATTCCTGCAGTAATTCAGCTGACCAAGTCTCGGCCGCAATTTGGTGCAGGGAACAATCCGATGGAGCGTGGCCGCTCTCTCTACCAGAAGAACTGTGCAGTCTGTCATGGGGCCGATCGCACCGGCCACCCGCCAACATTTCCTTCTCTGATCGGCGTCAACGCCCGTTTGAACAATGAAGAGCTTATCGATCTCATCCATGCGGGTAAGTCGCCGATGCCGGGCTTTCCGAACATCACTGGTCAGTCGATGACTGATCTATTGACCTATGTCAACAATGGGTTCATACCGAGTGACGCTCCACCTCGCAAGGTGATGAAAGGTCTAGCTGAAGGCGAGCCGCGCTGGCGCACCGATTATGGTTATTGGTACACCAAAGCAGGCAATGGCGTGATGCGTCCGCCATGGACGACGCTTTCGGCATATGACATGAATACCGGCGCGCAGTTATGGCAGGTCCCGATCGATAGCGATCCAAACTATCCCATTAAAGGCATCAAGACTGGCACAGGCGACACCAATAAGGTCGGAATCGCCATCACCGGAAGTGGCCTTCTTTTTGTTCCAGAAGATCGCCTGAAGAAACTGATCGCACTCGACGCGGACACCGGTAAGACTCTATGGGAAGGAGATCTTCCGGAGAATGCTGTAGGGATTCCCTCCGTTTATGCTGTGAACGGTCGCGAGTACGTCGTCGTTCCCGCCGCAAGCGGAGTCATCGGCCCGAAGGGTTCCGGAAGGCCTGCGGGCTCTGGCACTAAGCCCGTACGTACAGTGCATAACCAGTTCGTTGTTTTCGCACTACCGGAAAAGAAGAAATAA